The Nocardia arthritidis genome has a window encoding:
- a CDS encoding ABC transporter permease, with amino-acid sequence MCTCTFLVPGIVMMLVLYSGVWAGTGCIEDIDNGVMNQVLIAPISRGAVVAGQLGMQLVIGLIQSMMVLGIGYLGGARYSGGLRGIALALTASALLAAIFCAGSIALALTTRSQIALIGLSQTIVLPATFLSSAMMAPALVPGWVRSIAAYNPVSWAVDIGRSGLADSTDWDFVAWHLLFLAGFAALAFWWSVAAFRNYQRTL; translated from the coding sequence ATGTGTACCTGCACCTTCCTGGTACCGGGCATCGTCATGATGCTCGTGCTGTACTCCGGGGTGTGGGCGGGAACCGGTTGTATCGAGGACATCGACAACGGAGTGATGAATCAGGTTCTGATCGCACCCATTTCGCGTGGCGCTGTTGTCGCGGGGCAACTGGGCATGCAGTTGGTGATCGGTCTGATCCAGTCGATGATGGTGCTCGGCATCGGATATCTCGGCGGTGCCCGCTATTCGGGCGGTCTCCGTGGCATCGCGTTGGCGCTCACGGCCTCCGCCCTGCTTGCCGCGATATTCTGCGCGGGCTCGATCGCACTCGCGCTCACCACTCGCAGCCAGATCGCCCTGATCGGGTTGTCGCAGACCATCGTGCTACCGGCGACTTTTCTCTCGTCGGCCATGATGGCGCCCGCGCTCGTGCCCGGCTGGGTCCGGAGTATCGCTGCCTACAACCCGGTCTCGTGGGCCGTCGATATCGGTCGCTCCGGTCTCGCTGACAGCACGGACTGGGACTTCGTCGCCTGGCACCTGCTGTTCTTGGCCGGATTCGCCGCCCTCGCGTTCTGGTGGTCGGTCGCGGCCTTCCGCAACTATCAACGAACCCTCTGA
- a CDS encoding DUF4189 domain-containing protein, giving the protein MVISGRSGLTVVVAAVAALLGAGTARASGDLYGAIAVDPLGGSVGEAFDYPDQGGADQAALEACRKLLNPTKTYLSCTVVKPSFILDTICTSNAA; this is encoded by the coding sequence ATGGTGATATCGGGAAGGTCCGGGCTGACCGTGGTGGTTGCGGCGGTCGCGGCACTTCTCGGGGCCGGGACCGCGCGCGCGTCCGGCGATCTGTACGGCGCGATCGCCGTCGACCCTCTCGGCGGCAGTGTGGGGGAAGCATTCGACTACCCGGACCAGGGCGGCGCGGATCAGGCGGCCCTCGAGGCGTGCCGCAAACTTCTGAACCCGACCAAGACCTACCTCAGCTGCACAGTCGTGAAGCCGTCGTTCATCCTGGACACCATCTGCACCTCCAACGCGGCTTGA
- a CDS encoding ATP-binding cassette domain-containing protein, with protein MLGPNGAGKSTLTRICTTLSRASSGSARVAGYGVNDRASDVRRCVGYVSQGSGADPRLTPRENLVMAARLRGLSRQSAHARAGALLNQFQLDEARDRKVAKLSGGMRRKLDVAIGLVHCPTACRGERTVRADGGPSRRPLGNRRPGDFGIRFRRNRIRRGIGGAAVAR; from the coding sequence CTGCTCGGGCCGAACGGGGCCGGAAAGTCCACTCTTACGAGAATCTGCACCACGCTTTCGCGGGCGAGTTCCGGCAGCGCCCGGGTGGCCGGGTACGGCGTGAACGATCGGGCTTCGGACGTACGTCGATGCGTGGGATACGTCTCGCAAGGATCCGGCGCCGATCCCCGGCTGACGCCGCGGGAGAATCTCGTCATGGCTGCCCGGCTCCGCGGATTGTCCCGGCAGTCGGCGCACGCGCGTGCCGGAGCACTGCTGAACCAGTTCCAGCTCGACGAAGCGCGAGATCGTAAGGTGGCCAAGCTGTCCGGTGGTATGCGCCGCAAGCTCGACGTCGCCATCGGACTGGTGCACTGCCCTACGGCATGTCGAGGTGAACGGACCGTCCGGGCGGATGGTGGCCCGAGCCGACGACCCCTCGGCAATCGTCGGCCAGGTGATTTCGGCATTCGATTCCGCCGGAATCGCATTCGGCGCGGTATCGGTGGCGCGGCCGTCGCTCGATGA